A region from the Natronoarchaeum mannanilyticum genome encodes:
- a CDS encoding ABC transporter ATP-binding protein, whose amino-acid sequence MANVTLDNVTKRYEDVVAVDDMNLDIRDGEFVCLVGPSGCGKSTTMETIAGLTKPTEGTIHIGERDVTKLPPKDRGVAMVFQNIALFPHMDVYDNISFGLRLRDYDKEEIDRRVERASDIVQLEGMLDRMPEEMSGGQRQRVAIARAIVREPDVFLMDEPLANLDAKLRVHMRTELQRLHKQLDTTIIYVTHDQAEAMTMSDRIAVINSGELQQIDPPLVCYNEPTNRFVAGFIGSPSMNMVDGELTPGGVTTDTFEVALDPESLSGVWDGDPVTLGIRPEDVHPAEAADELAHPTAPIEVTTDVLEPMGDEIFVYLKLDGAEADDTMEGERSSNSLLMSVDPDSDIAEDDEISVVLDASKVHLFDADSGDAIAHGVVDTAAAPAADSAVAESEGGD is encoded by the coding sequence ATGGCAAACGTAACACTCGACAACGTGACGAAGCGCTACGAGGACGTCGTCGCCGTCGACGACATGAACCTCGATATCAGGGACGGCGAGTTCGTCTGTCTCGTCGGCCCCTCGGGCTGTGGCAAGTCGACGACGATGGAGACGATCGCCGGCCTCACGAAGCCCACCGAAGGGACGATCCACATCGGCGAGCGGGACGTGACGAAGCTGCCGCCGAAGGACCGCGGGGTGGCGATGGTGTTCCAGAACATCGCGCTGTTCCCCCACATGGACGTGTACGACAACATCAGCTTCGGGCTGCGGCTGCGCGACTACGACAAGGAGGAGATCGACCGCCGGGTCGAACGCGCCTCCGACATCGTCCAGCTCGAGGGGATGCTCGACCGGATGCCCGAGGAGATGTCCGGCGGCCAGCGCCAGCGCGTCGCGATCGCCCGCGCGATCGTCCGGGAGCCCGACGTGTTCCTGATGGACGAGCCGCTGGCGAATCTCGACGCCAAGTTGCGCGTTCACATGCGCACGGAGCTCCAGCGCCTGCACAAACAGCTGGACACGACGATCATCTACGTCACCCACGACCAGGCCGAGGCGATGACGATGTCCGATCGCATCGCCGTGATCAACAGCGGCGAGCTCCAGCAGATCGACCCGCCGCTGGTCTGCTACAACGAGCCGACCAACCGGTTCGTCGCTGGCTTCATCGGCTCGCCCAGCATGAACATGGTCGACGGCGAGCTCACACCCGGCGGCGTGACGACCGACACGTTCGAGGTCGCGCTCGATCCCGAGTCGCTATCCGGCGTCTGGGACGGCGACCCCGTCACGCTGGGGATCCGCCCGGAGGACGTCCACCCCGCCGAGGCGGCCGACGAACTCGCCCACCCGACCGCGCCGATCGAGGTGACGACCGACGTCCTCGAACCGATGGGCGACGAGATCTTCGTCTACCTCAAGCTGGACGGCGCCGAGGCCGACGACACGATGGAGGGCGAGCGCTCGTCGAACTCCCTCCTGATGAGCGTCGACCCGGACAGCGACATCGCGGAGGACGACGAGATCAGCGTCGTCCTCGACGCCTCGAAGGTCCACCTCTTCGACGCCGACTCCGGCGACGCGATCGCCCACGGCGTCGTCGACACCGCCGCCGCCCCCGCGGCGGACTCGGCGGTCGCCGAATCGGAGGGAGGTGACTGA
- a CDS encoding carbohydrate ABC transporter permease gives MATDPDAESNLGPLSRWTRRVITDQDTRDRLYRGLFYAVTLFFLVTTLFPFYWLLVLALTPNNAILSGDWNLPFLAPQGFNPQAFVEVFQQIPFHLYVLNSFILATMTTIIVLVIASLAGYVFGRLEFPGRGLLMLGILMISYFPPAAFLLPLFDAFVGNAIEVPFLGIELFTPPRLVNTPGSMVLPFSALFLPLSIFILTTFYAQIPDGLEDAARVEGTTRLGALFRVIIPLSAPGVATAAVLTFISVYNEYFFSSIMSLQNEPSEWSPLVGGILSYQTQYTTDFNLMAAAAIIGVLPVVILVIIAQEKIVSGLTAGALKE, from the coding sequence ATGGCAACCGATCCGGACGCCGAGTCGAACCTCGGCCCGCTGTCGCGGTGGACCAGGCGCGTGATCACCGATCAGGACACCCGCGACCGGCTCTACCGGGGGCTGTTCTACGCGGTCACGCTGTTTTTCCTCGTGACCACGCTGTTCCCGTTCTACTGGTTGCTGGTGCTCGCGTTGACGCCGAACAACGCGATTCTGAGCGGCGACTGGAACCTGCCGTTCCTCGCTCCCCAGGGGTTCAACCCGCAGGCGTTCGTCGAGGTGTTCCAGCAGATCCCGTTCCACCTCTACGTGCTGAACAGCTTCATCCTCGCGACGATGACGACGATCATCGTGCTGGTCATCGCCAGCCTCGCGGGGTACGTGTTCGGCCGGTTGGAGTTCCCCGGCCGGGGACTGCTGATGCTCGGGATCCTGATGATCTCGTACTTCCCGCCGGCGGCGTTCCTGCTGCCGCTGTTCGACGCGTTCGTCGGCAACGCGATCGAGGTGCCGTTCCTCGGCATCGAGCTGTTCACGCCGCCGCGGCTGGTCAACACCCCCGGGTCTATGGTGTTGCCCTTCAGCGCGCTGTTCCTGCCGCTGTCGATCTTCATCCTCACGACGTTCTACGCCCAGATTCCCGACGGGCTCGAGGACGCGGCGCGCGTCGAGGGGACGACGCGGCTCGGCGCGCTGTTCCGAGTCATCATCCCGCTGTCGGCGCCCGGCGTCGCCACCGCGGCGGTGCTGACGTTCATCTCGGTGTACAACGAGTACTTCTTCTCGTCGATCATGTCGCTCCAGAACGAGCCCAGCGAGTGGTCGCCGCTGGTCGGCGGGATCCTGAGCTACCAGACCCAGTACACGACCGACTTCAACCTGATGGCGGCCGCCGCCATCATCGGCGTGCTGCCGGTCGTCATTCTGGTCATCATCGCACAGGAGAAGATCGTGAGCGGACTGACTGCGGGTGCACTCAAGGAGTAA
- a CDS encoding sugar ABC transporter permease, with the protein MAAETQPDATTRESRKSGALVTLTRRIENLGETGFAYLLLTPVFVLLGTVALYPLLRTFELSLYQNLVGLGEAEFVGIENYVSLFTGDANRWLPGSTTFLPGVSVNGTFPFVHLNGLLRSALAVTLIFTLVSVFFETLIGFGQALVLDQDFRGRGWVRAAIIIPWAIPIVIQGMIFFLMFHPQTGFLTEILAQWGIVAQTNTLNDTASSLLIITVGDIWKTSAFMALLILAGLQSIDRGLYDVAEVAGATRWQRFKLITFPLILPTLGIAILFRTIQAMRIYGLIDSVSSCTVVPSLSCMVVETFNTQRGLSAALAFVTAAIIGVVVMVVIYQQYKSGDI; encoded by the coding sequence ATGGCGGCAGAAACACAGCCGGACGCCACGACGCGCGAATCGCGCAAGTCGGGGGCGCTCGTGACGCTCACGCGCCGGATCGAGAACCTCGGCGAGACGGGGTTCGCCTACCTGCTGTTGACGCCGGTGTTCGTCCTGTTGGGGACGGTCGCGCTGTACCCGCTGCTGCGGACGTTCGAGCTATCGCTGTACCAGAACCTCGTCGGCCTGGGCGAGGCCGAGTTCGTCGGGATCGAGAACTACGTCAGTCTGTTCACCGGCGATGCCAACCGCTGGCTCCCGGGCTCGACGACGTTCTTGCCCGGCGTGAGCGTCAACGGCACCTTCCCGTTCGTCCACCTGAACGGCCTCCTGCGGAGCGCCCTCGCCGTCACGCTCATCTTCACGCTCGTGAGCGTCTTCTTCGAGACGCTCATCGGCTTCGGGCAGGCGCTCGTCCTCGATCAGGACTTCAGGGGGCGCGGCTGGGTCCGCGCCGCGATCATCATCCCGTGGGCGATCCCGATCGTCATCCAGGGGATGATCTTCTTCCTGATGTTCCACCCCCAGACCGGCTTCCTGACGGAGATCCTCGCCCAGTGGGGGATCGTCGCCCAGACCAACACGCTCAACGACACGGCCAGCTCGCTGTTGATCATCACCGTCGGCGACATCTGGAAGACGTCGGCGTTCATGGCGCTTTTGATCCTCGCCGGCCTGCAGAGCATCGACCGCGGCCTCTACGACGTCGCCGAGGTCGCGGGTGCGACCAGGTGGCAGCGGTTCAAGCTGATCACGTTCCCCCTGATCCTGCCGACGCTGGGGATCGCGATCCTGTTCCGGACGATCCAGGCGATGCGGATCTACGGGCTCATCGACTCGGTGTCGAGCTGTACCGTCGTCCCGTCGCTGTCGTGTATGGTCGTCGAGACGTTCAACACCCAGCGCGGCCTGTCGGCGGCGCTGGCGTTCGTCACGGCGGCCATCATCGGCGTCGTCGTGATGGTCGTGATCTACCAGCAGTACAAATCGGGTGATATATAG
- a CDS encoding extracellular solute-binding protein, with protein sequence MPGKQSDNGSRVSRRNFVKAAGASGAAVSMAGCIYGNSGGSSDAVVWGFDPTAADEIGDDLKQLYADNGVEADIELRPGDSETGARRDNYQRLLEAGESEPDIFMMDNGWVNVFIQQGLIANLSEELDESELQTVEDDYFTGFTDTARAPSSGDLYGLPMYPDFPVMQYNKAHAREAGYGESDFETWATEPKTWQEWSQLTAEIQEAADVEYGFTTQWDIYVGTACCTFNEVMSSWGGAYFGGRDNLFGPVGERPVTVNEQETIDSLRMMRTFVDEDYDNALEGYASGIMPSDVTQWVEESSRAPMAEGNAVMHRNWPYAIGNNAAEDALGVDNYGTMPMPYAVPESEAAQPGTGGTTSALGGWHIVLNPNSERKEEALEVIRATMTDEVSLGLFELWGWLPPKPELFSSDRAAETGVVGNYLDTIRVAGENTMPRPVTEVWSNQSTVIAEAANEVVAGETSAEQAMNDLQSSLEEIEQQ encoded by the coding sequence ATGCCTGGCAAGCAATCGGACAACGGATCGCGAGTATCGCGGCGGAACTTCGTCAAGGCGGCCGGCGCGTCGGGCGCGGCGGTCAGCATGGCCGGCTGTATCTACGGTAACAGCGGCGGCAGCAGTGACGCCGTCGTCTGGGGCTTCGACCCGACTGCGGCCGACGAGATCGGAGACGACCTCAAGCAGCTGTACGCGGACAACGGCGTCGAGGCCGACATCGAGCTTCGCCCGGGCGACTCCGAGACGGGGGCCCGCCGGGACAACTACCAGCGGCTCCTCGAAGCTGGCGAGTCCGAGCCCGACATCTTCATGATGGACAACGGTTGGGTGAACGTGTTCATCCAGCAGGGCCTGATCGCCAACCTCAGCGAGGAGCTGGACGAGTCGGAACTCCAGACAGTCGAGGACGACTACTTCACCGGGTTCACCGACACCGCCCGCGCGCCGAGTTCGGGTGACCTGTACGGCCTCCCGATGTACCCGGACTTCCCCGTGATGCAGTACAACAAGGCACACGCTCGGGAGGCCGGCTACGGCGAGTCCGACTTCGAGACGTGGGCGACCGAACCGAAGACGTGGCAGGAATGGTCCCAGCTCACCGCGGAGATCCAGGAGGCCGCCGACGTCGAGTACGGCTTCACGACCCAGTGGGACATCTACGTGGGAACGGCCTGCTGTACGTTCAACGAAGTGATGTCGTCGTGGGGCGGCGCGTACTTCGGCGGCCGCGACAATCTGTTCGGTCCCGTCGGGGAGCGTCCGGTCACGGTGAACGAACAGGAGACGATCGACTCCCTTCGCATGATGCGGACGTTCGTCGACGAAGACTACGACAACGCGCTCGAGGGGTACGCGAGCGGCATCATGCCGTCGGACGTCACCCAGTGGGTCGAGGAGTCCTCCCGGGCGCCGATGGCGGAAGGCAACGCCGTCATGCACCGCAACTGGCCCTACGCGATCGGGAACAACGCGGCCGAGGACGCGCTCGGCGTCGACAACTACGGTACGATGCCGATGCCGTACGCCGTCCCCGAGAGCGAGGCCGCCCAGCCCGGGACCGGCGGCACGACCTCGGCCCTCGGCGGCTGGCACATCGTCCTCAACCCGAACTCGGAGCGCAAGGAGGAGGCGCTGGAAGTGATCCGCGCCACGATGACCGACGAAGTCAGCCTCGGCCTGTTCGAGCTCTGGGGATGGCTCCCGCCCAAGCCGGAGCTGTTCTCGTCCGACCGCGCCGCGGAGACCGGCGTCGTCGGCAACTACCTCGACACGATCCGGGTCGCCGGCGAAAACACGATGCCCCGCCCGGTCACCGAGGTGTGGTCCAACCAGTCGACCGTGATCGCCGAGGCGGCCAACGAGGTCGTCGCCGGCGAAACCTCCGCCGAACAGGCGATGAACGACCTCCAGAGCTCGCTCGAAGAGATCGAACAACAGTAG
- a CDS encoding TrmB family transcriptional regulator — MERDDLVSILEDAGLSPYQADAYVTVLELGASPATEIVDACGVPDPRIYDVLRDLEDRGYIETYEEGSLHARAHDVKSVLEDLRSRAEQLSEAAEDIEERWERPELEDTDVRIVKRFDTVLEQTADAIRSASDQVQISVSPSQYETLRPALADARRNDVNVKLSIHTGEGEHDDLPAPEDVAEVCSEARHREIPSPFLAIVDRSKVCFAPHAGSINEYGIIVEDRTHAYVFHWFFLSCLWDVWDPLYTADQDDLMRTFSDIRYCIRDITPRLEEGETVHVTVRGIDTRTGEERSIEGVVDDVITTGNLHTNDDVSVAQYAGQATIVVRTDDGLVEVGGWGATLEQIEALRISVTEIDS, encoded by the coding sequence ATGGAGCGCGACGACCTCGTTTCGATCCTCGAGGACGCCGGGCTGTCGCCGTACCAGGCCGACGCCTACGTGACAGTGCTGGAACTCGGCGCCTCGCCCGCGACCGAGATCGTCGACGCCTGCGGCGTTCCGGACCCGCGAATCTACGACGTCCTGCGCGACCTCGAGGATCGAGGATACATCGAGACCTACGAGGAGGGATCGCTGCACGCTCGGGCTCACGACGTCAAGTCGGTGCTGGAGGATCTTCGGTCCCGCGCCGAGCAGCTCTCGGAGGCGGCCGAGGACATCGAGGAGCGCTGGGAGCGCCCGGAACTGGAGGACACGGACGTCCGGATCGTCAAGCGGTTCGACACCGTCCTCGAGCAGACGGCCGACGCGATTCGGTCGGCGTCCGATCAGGTGCAGATCTCGGTTTCTCCCTCCCAGTACGAGACGCTCCGTCCCGCACTGGCCGACGCGCGCCGGAACGACGTCAACGTCAAACTCTCGATTCACACTGGCGAGGGGGAGCACGACGACCTGCCCGCGCCCGAGGACGTGGCCGAGGTCTGTTCGGAGGCGCGCCACAGGGAGATCCCCTCGCCGTTCCTCGCCATCGTCGACCGATCGAAGGTCTGTTTCGCCCCCCACGCCGGCTCGATCAACGAGTACGGCATCATCGTCGAGGATCGAACTCACGCCTACGTGTTCCACTGGTTCTTCCTCAGTTGCCTGTGGGACGTCTGGGACCCGCTGTATACGGCCGATCAGGACGACCTGATGCGGACCTTCAGCGACATCCGCTACTGCATCCGCGACATCACGCCGCGCCTGGAGGAGGGCGAGACGGTCCACGTAACGGTTCGAGGAATCGACACGAGGACCGGCGAGGAGCGCAGCATCGAGGGGGTCGTCGACGACGTCATCACGACCGGGAATCTCCATACGAACGACGACGTCTCGGTGGCGCAGTACGCTGGGCAGGCGACGATCGTCGTCAGGACCGATGACGGCCTCGTGGAAGTGGGCGGGTGGGGCGCGACTCTCGAACAGATCGAGGCGTTACGCATCAGCGTTACCGAGATCGACTCGTGA
- a CDS encoding DUF7119 family protein, translating into MTADRSEDQRDAGDRDAGDSSDTGEQRSSSPGSQAREDAGEQSSPTPRSSSSRENASGEAVQLPSDRDEPVGAPVVRGDEAVTGDRAQQAVQFDPDDPESLAQAAETVRAFAENTAGADDNVYMLRGAAACAALVRGEGSYKAAAERAGGEATVAFIRKWARVHDLPQSIRRHVAMGHIAPTAAKHVARVSGEARFDLAWAVLDNDLTVREVRTLASEINDGASAERALADREVRLGRIALDLPPDVYRELRRRAALDGSDPDDLAAEALTAEFADR; encoded by the coding sequence ATGACTGCAGACCGGTCGGAGGACCAGCGAGATGCGGGTGACCGAGATGCGGGCGACTCGTCGGACACCGGCGAGCAACGCTCGTCGAGCCCCGGCTCGCAAGCTCGCGAAGACGCCGGAGAGCAAAGCTCTCCAACCCCTCGCTCGTCTTCGTCTCGCGAGAACGCGTCCGGCGAGGCGGTACAGCTGCCCTCGGATCGGGACGAACCCGTCGGCGCGCCCGTCGTCCGCGGCGACGAGGCGGTCACCGGCGACCGCGCACAGCAGGCCGTCCAGTTCGATCCCGACGACCCGGAGAGCCTCGCGCAGGCCGCCGAAACCGTCCGCGCGTTCGCGGAGAACACCGCCGGCGCGGACGACAACGTCTACATGCTGCGCGGTGCGGCCGCCTGCGCGGCGCTGGTTCGCGGCGAGGGGTCCTACAAGGCGGCAGCGGAACGCGCCGGCGGTGAAGCCACCGTCGCGTTCATCCGCAAGTGGGCGCGCGTCCACGACCTGCCCCAGTCGATCCGCCGCCACGTCGCGATGGGTCACATCGCTCCGACCGCGGCCAAGCACGTCGCGCGCGTGAGCGGCGAGGCGCGGTTCGACCTCGCGTGGGCCGTCCTCGACAACGACTTGACCGTCCGCGAGGTCCGGACGCTCGCCAGCGAGATCAACGACGGCGCGAGCGCCGAGCGCGCGCTCGCCGACCGCGAAGTCCGACTGGGGCGGATCGCACTCGATCTCCCCCCGGACGTGTACCGTGAGCTTCGGCGTCGCGCCGCGCTCGACGGCAGCGATCCCGACGACCTCGCCGCCGAGGCGCTGACCGCCGAGTTCGCGGATCGCTGA
- a CDS encoding ferredoxin--nitrite reductase, which produces MPTDVEEWKDEVYGTDIRDHMERFAEEGWDAIPDDEHDAWFERFKWYGLYHQRAGQESYFMMRIGPPAGILEPGQLRKIGEIAKKYSTGPAENPVFGNGWADFTTRQAIQLHWINIEDVPDIWDELEEVGLSTLQACGDSWRNIVGCPVAGKDKHEHVDAIETTHELHDTFKGNSDYANLPRKWKVSVTGCSEGCGQGDINDLAFEPATKEIDGEEVEGYNVRVGGGLSRNEPRLARDIDVFVTPEQATDVAGGMSGLFRDYGDRDNRYNARIKFLVDEWGTEKMRDVLQEEYVDFELHTAGEDYRDEYSYNAGVDHGHADHVGVHEQADGNYYVGLDVLVGRMGANEVIELADIADEYGSGEARVTQRQNVILTDVPEENLDDLLDEPLLDNYSPDPHPFMRGSIACTGTEFCSLSIVETKNRQVRYARWLKDNVELPDDVEDFHIHLSGCTASCAQPQIADVSLRGMKTRKDGEPVEALDIGLGGGLGENPEFASWVTERVPADEVPGAIQNLIRSYAELREDGETFREFVVDRDDEELAELVEPEETSYDDPMMHNTKKTWYPYAEDDDMDASPAPATAEGEPLPSDD; this is translated from the coding sequence ATGCCTACCGACGTCGAGGAATGGAAAGACGAGGTCTACGGAACGGACATCCGTGACCACATGGAGCGATTCGCGGAGGAGGGCTGGGACGCCATCCCGGACGACGAGCACGACGCCTGGTTCGAGCGGTTCAAGTGGTACGGTCTGTACCACCAGCGCGCCGGACAGGAGAGCTACTTCATGATGCGGATCGGCCCGCCGGCCGGCATTCTCGAGCCCGGCCAGCTCCGCAAGATCGGCGAGATCGCCAAGAAGTACTCGACCGGCCCCGCCGAGAACCCCGTGTTCGGCAACGGCTGGGCGGACTTCACCACGCGACAGGCGATCCAGCTCCACTGGATCAACATCGAAGACGTACCGGACATCTGGGACGAACTGGAAGAAGTCGGTCTCTCTACTCTGCAGGCCTGCGGCGACTCCTGGCGGAACATCGTCGGCTGTCCGGTCGCCGGCAAGGACAAGCACGAGCACGTCGACGCCATCGAGACGACCCACGAACTCCACGACACGTTCAAGGGCAACTCCGACTACGCGAACCTGCCCCGCAAGTGGAAGGTCAGCGTCACGGGCTGTTCCGAGGGCTGCGGTCAGGGCGACATCAACGATCTGGCCTTCGAGCCCGCGACCAAGGAGATCGACGGCGAGGAGGTCGAGGGGTACAACGTCCGCGTCGGCGGCGGCCTCTCGCGCAACGAGCCCCGCCTGGCCCGCGACATCGACGTGTTCGTCACGCCCGAGCAGGCCACCGACGTCGCCGGCGGGATGTCCGGGCTGTTCCGGGACTACGGCGACCGCGACAACCGCTACAACGCCCGCATCAAGTTCCTCGTCGACGAGTGGGGCACCGAGAAGATGCGCGACGTGCTCCAGGAGGAGTACGTCGACTTCGAGCTCCACACCGCGGGCGAGGACTACCGCGACGAGTACTCCTACAACGCCGGCGTCGACCACGGCCACGCGGACCACGTCGGCGTCCACGAGCAAGCGGACGGCAACTACTACGTCGGCCTCGACGTGCTCGTCGGCCGGATGGGCGCCAACGAAGTGATCGAGCTCGCCGACATCGCCGACGAGTACGGCAGCGGCGAGGCACGGGTCACCCAGCGCCAGAACGTCATCCTCACCGACGTTCCCGAGGAGAATCTCGACGACCTGCTCGACGAGCCGCTGCTCGATAACTACAGCCCCGATCCGCACCCGTTCATGCGCGGCTCGATCGCCTGTACCGGCACCGAGTTCTGCTCGCTCTCGATCGTCGAGACGAAGAACCGCCAGGTGCGCTACGCCCGCTGGCTCAAGGACAACGTCGAACTGCCCGACGACGTCGAGGACTTCCACATCCACCTCTCGGGCTGCACGGCATCCTGCGCCCAGCCCCAGATCGCCGACGTCTCCCTGCGCGGCATGAAGACGCGCAAGGACGGCGAGCCGGTCGAAGCGCTCGACATCGGTCTCGGCGGCGGCCTCGGCGAGAACCCCGAGTTCGCCTCCTGGGTGACCGAGCGGGTCCCGGCCGACGAGGTGCCCGGCGCGATCCAGAACCTTATCCGGAGCTACGCCGAGCTGCGCGAGGACGGCGAGACGTTCCGTGAGTTCGTCGTCGACCGCGACGACGAGGAACTCGCCGAGCTAGTCGAGCCCGAGGAGACCAGCTACGACGACCCGATGATGCACAATACCAAGAAGACCTGGTACCCCTACGCCGAGGACGACGACATGGACGCCAGCCCCGCGCCGGCGACGGCGGAGGGCGAGCCGCTCCCGTCCGACGACTAA
- a CDS encoding DUF6360 family protein — MTDRLMKVNAYTTFDLIDATVTGQDFEDDSLAVLNATSPRKDPDEVKLQLELDNMTEEYLPAHMEEVHLTPEQARTLAADLEKHADKVESAQSE, encoded by the coding sequence ATGACGGATCGGCTGATGAAGGTCAACGCCTACACGACGTTCGACCTGATCGACGCGACCGTGACCGGACAGGACTTCGAGGACGACTCGCTGGCGGTGCTGAACGCCACCTCGCCGCGCAAGGACCCCGACGAGGTGAAACTGCAGCTCGAACTCGACAACATGACCGAGGAGTACCTGCCGGCCCACATGGAGGAGGTCCACCTGACGCCCGAGCAGGCCCGGACGCTGGCGGCGGACCTCGAGAAGCACGCCGACAAGGTCGAGTCGGCGCAGTCGGAGTAG
- a CDS encoding aldo/keto reductase, which yields MTIEDSGTFDIGGELTVRRLGYGAMHLTGEHVTGPPADEAAARDVVRRAVDLGVDFVDTADSYGPAVSERLVGEALAGDAVDGDDVVVATKGGLVRTVDEEFEWDRHGHPGHLQHAAYCSRDRLGVDEIDLYQLHRVDPEIPIEDSVTALAELKDEGVIRHVGLSNVDVEQLDRARDVCEIATVQNQYSVVEREHEPVLEACEEYGVGFMPWSPMNSGDLEAKADALDAAAEAHDATRRQIALAWLLERSPNLLPIPGTASVDHLEQNVAAAGIELTDDEFARLAE from the coding sequence ATGACCATCGAGGACAGCGGCACGTTCGACATCGGCGGCGAACTGACGGTCCGCCGGCTCGGCTACGGCGCGATGCACCTGACCGGCGAGCACGTCACCGGTCCGCCGGCCGACGAAGCTGCCGCGCGCGACGTGGTCCGGCGCGCGGTCGATCTCGGCGTCGACTTCGTCGACACGGCCGACTCGTACGGCCCCGCGGTCAGCGAGCGGCTGGTCGGCGAGGCGCTGGCCGGCGACGCGGTGGACGGCGACGACGTCGTCGTCGCGACGAAAGGCGGCCTGGTTCGCACGGTCGACGAGGAGTTCGAGTGGGACCGCCACGGCCATCCCGGTCACCTCCAGCACGCCGCGTACTGCAGCCGCGACCGGCTCGGCGTCGACGAGATCGACCTCTACCAGCTCCACCGCGTCGACCCCGAGATTCCGATAGAAGACTCGGTGACTGCGCTCGCCGAACTGAAGGACGAGGGTGTCATTCGCCACGTCGGTCTGAGCAACGTCGACGTCGAGCAGCTGGACCGCGCCCGGGACGTCTGCGAGATCGCGACCGTGCAGAACCAGTACAGCGTCGTCGAGCGCGAGCACGAGCCCGTGCTGGAGGCCTGCGAGGAGTACGGCGTCGGCTTCATGCCGTGGTCGCCGATGAACTCGGGCGACCTGGAGGCCAAGGCCGACGCGCTCGACGCCGCCGCCGAGGCTCACGACGCGACCCGGCGCCAGATCGCGCTGGCCTGGCTGCTCGAACGCTCCCCGAACCTGCTCCCGATCCCCGGCACGGCGTCGGTCGACCACCTGGAGCAGAACGTCGCGGCCGCCGGGATCGAGCTGACCGACGACGAGTTCGCCCGGCTGGCGGAGTAG
- a CDS encoding hemolysin family protein, whose protein sequence is MEPLWIVLRIIAGLGLILANAFFVAIEFALTRARQYPESEFAEAGLQRAWDMTDDLEIYLTSCQVGITASSIAVGIVAEPALAAIFEPLFAGSVLAAVGGGAVIAFLIINLVHLTHGEQTPTYLGVERSKTVCRYGATPLYWFTWIISPIINVGDTVAKWTLGLMGVEMTGAWLETEEDVIESRAELRNKLGEVLEQGDISEERRGEVLAALEIGDTAVEEVMVDRDDIVSLSTEVDAAENVRRVTESPHTRFPLVGDDLSEFKGIIYVPELTREWERFGEGNVDLEKIAHDTMTVDTDDSVSDVVDRFQEVGQELALVTENDEIVGLVTTTDAVEEVMGELRDPMDEEYDSPQVEPDEKQL, encoded by the coding sequence ATGGAACCCCTCTGGATCGTGCTGCGGATCATCGCCGGATTGGGGCTGATCCTGGCCAACGCCTTCTTCGTCGCGATCGAGTTCGCGCTCACACGGGCGCGGCAGTACCCCGAGTCGGAGTTCGCCGAGGCGGGGCTCCAGCGCGCCTGGGACATGACCGACGACCTGGAGATCTACCTGACGAGCTGTCAGGTCGGCATCACCGCGTCGAGCATCGCGGTCGGGATCGTCGCCGAGCCGGCGCTGGCGGCGATCTTCGAGCCGCTGTTCGCCGGCTCGGTGCTGGCGGCGGTCGGCGGCGGCGCCGTGATCGCGTTCCTGATCATCAACCTCGTCCACCTGACCCACGGCGAGCAGACGCCGACGTACCTCGGCGTCGAGCGCTCGAAGACGGTCTGCCGGTACGGCGCGACGCCGCTGTACTGGTTCACGTGGATCATCTCGCCGATCATCAACGTCGGCGACACGGTCGCGAAGTGGACGCTCGGACTGATGGGCGTCGAGATGACCGGCGCGTGGCTCGAAACCGAGGAGGACGTCATCGAGTCCCGCGCGGAGCTTCGCAACAAGCTCGGCGAGGTCCTGGAACAGGGCGACATCTCCGAGGAGCGCCGCGGCGAGGTGCTGGCCGCCCTGGAGATCGGCGACACCGCGGTCGAGGAAGTGATGGTCGACCGCGACGACATCGTCTCGCTCTCGACGGAGGTCGACGCAGCCGAGAACGTCCGGCGAGTCACCGAGTCGCCACACACCCGGTTCCCGCTGGTCGGCGACGACCTCTCGGAGTTCAAGGGGATCATCTACGTCCCCGAGCTCACCCGCGAGTGGGAGCGGTTCGGCGAGGGCAACGTCGACCTGGAGAAGATCGCCCACGACACGATGACCGTCGACACCGACGACTCGGTCAGCGATGTCGTCGATCGGTTCCAGGAGGTCGGCCAGGAACTCGCGCTCGTCACCGAGAACGATGAAATCGTCGGCCTCGTGACGACGACCGACGCCGTCGAGGAGGTGATGGGCGAGCTCCGGGATCCGATGGACGAGGAGTACGACTCACCCCAGGTTGAGCCAGACGAGAAGCAGCTCTGA